The Vanessa cardui chromosome 9, ilVanCard2.1, whole genome shotgun sequence genome has a window encoding:
- the LOC124532560 gene encoding uncharacterized protein LOC124532560 — protein MNGFFETIIEKYSKTAGVRTDVDRITTVALILQRIFGQQVLDPEWTWKKFFVHQLLNLILFVYVFFGTLECLKRTNDAELVAEACYTLIMIGIFPLKMLLFISNRFTFRELYVTAKTTLITVIQSDSVVKVDKVLKTSRKIVYVLFFMVLVPCSIYELTTLWNYVNGKRILLSRSTLTLMPMVTPYYELAWFFHSVFLFEISSTIILDMWFVLLIHFWCSASDSLAEILKVPSRADDETKASYAKRLNDSLRSFYKIHIQQVEYMNALSNMYKWLAFVPLCNAAMCTCLILLLMSKEINWRFAPHLLPMFAEIFAYNWFGEQIKIKAKDLHKTVIDFDWRNLTLQDQKSYYVIVTYMKKENSIKTAVGNELSLITMTAVLKVSYQAFTVLQSIDN, from the exons ATGAACGGGTTTTTCGAGACAATAATCGAAAAGTACTCAAAAACCGCTGGAGTTAGAACCGATGTCGACAGAATTACCACCGTAGCGCTTATATTACAACGAATATTCGGGCAGCAAGTCCTCGACCCGGAATGGACTTGGAAAAAATTTTTCGTTCATCAATTGCTGAATCTAATTTTGTTCGTTTACGTTTTCTTTGGTACCTTGGAATGTTTGAAGAGAACGAACGACGCCGAGCTTGTAGCTGAAGCGTGCTACACTCTCATTATGATTGGCATATTCCCATTAAAGATGCTTCTATTTATCAGCAACCGATTCACATTCAGAGAACTCTATGTAACAGCTAAAACGACGCTTATCACAGTCATCCAATCAGATTCCGTCGTTAAAGTTGACAAAGTCCTCAAAACTAGTAGGAAAATCGTTTACGTGCTATTCTTCATGGTATTAGTTCCTTGTTCGATCTACGAGCTGACAACTCTTTGGAATTACGTCAATGGAAAAAGGATCTTACTATCTAGGTCAACGTTGACTTTGATGCCAATGGTCACCCCCTATTACGAACTGGCTTGGTTCTTCCacagtgtatttttatttgaaatatcctCAACCATCATCCTTGATATGTGGTTCGTTTTGTTGATACATTTTTGGTGTTCTGCTAGTGATAGCTTAGCGGAGATATTAAAGGTACCATCAAGAGCTGATGATGAAACTAAGGCATCGTATGCGAAACGTCTAAATGATAGTCTGCgttcattttacaaaattcacATTCAGCAAGTTGA gTACATGAATGCGTTGAGTAATATGTACAAGTGGCTTGCGTTTGTTCCACTTTGCAATGCTGCGATGTGCACTTGCCTTATTTTACTCTTGATGAGCaag GAAATTAATTGGAGATTTGCACCACATTTATTGCCGATGTTCGCTGAGATTTTCGCATACAATTGGTTTGgcgaacaaattaaaataaag GCGAAGGATCTTCACAAGACAGTAATTGATTTTGATTGGAGAAACCTAACACTGCAAGACCAAAAAAGCTATTACGTAATAGTGACatatatgaaaaaagaaaattccaTCAAAACAGCAGTTGGAAATGAACTTTCACTGATCACTATGACTGCG GTACTCAAAGTCAGCTATCAAGCCTTTACTGTCTTGCAGTCTATCGATAACTAG